From one Rosa rugosa chromosome 4, drRosRugo1.1, whole genome shotgun sequence genomic stretch:
- the LOC133707314 gene encoding probable carboxylesterase 18, giving the protein MNKMAKIQSSPDLPWTVSLFISAVSFAVDTSCRSNFTVNRRLWNLLDYKPSPLTKPHRNLKSSDVVVVGDGPSRNLWFRLYTPTAATTKKLPIIVFFHGGGFAFMSASSKLYDDFCQRLARELPAVVVSVNYRLSPEHRYPCQYDDGFDVLKFIDGSGSSSSCLFEGANLGQCFLAGDSAGGNIAHHVAIRASGHEFRQVKVVGMLAIQPFFGGEERTESETRLKNMPLVNIERTDWMWKAFLPEGSDRDHPVANVFGPNAVDISGVDFPATVVFVGGLDQLQDWQKRYYEGLKKRGKQAELVVFPNAIHTFYAYPELDDSSVFIHKVRDFVQAHATETQH; this is encoded by the coding sequence ATGAACAAGATGGCCAAAATCCAAAGCTCACCAGATCTGCCATGGACCGTCAGCCTTTTCATCTCCGCCGTTTCCTTCGCAGTCGACACCTCTTGCCGCTCAAACTTCACCGTCAACCGTCGCCTCTGGAACTTGCTCGATTACAAACCCTCTCCCTTAACAAAACCTCACAGAAACCTCAAGAGCTCCGACGTCGTCGTCGTCGGCGACGGCCCTTCCCGCAACCTCTGGTTCCGCCTATACACTCCCACCGCCGCAACCACCAAGAAGCTCCCCATCATCGTCTTCTTTCACGGCGGCGGGTTCGCCTTCATGTCCGCCAGTTCAAAACTCTACGACGATTTTTGTCAACGCCTCGCTCGGGAGCTCCCCGCCGTCGTCGTCTCCGTCAACTACCGCCTCTCGCCGGAGCATCGATATCCCTGCCAGTACGACGACGGATTCGACGTCCTCAAGTTCATCGACGGCAgcggcagcagcagcagctgctTGTTCGAGGGCGCCAATCTCGGACAGTGCTTTCTGGCCGGGGACAGCGCCGGCGGGAACATAGCGCACCACGTGGCGATCAGAGCCAGCGGGCACGAGTTCCGGCAGGTAAAGGTGGTGGGAATGTTGGCGATTCAGCCGTTTTTCGGCGGAGAAGAGCGGACGGAATCGGAGACGAGACTGAAAAATATGCCGCTGGTGAACATAGAGCGGACGGACTGGATGTGGAAGGCGTTTTTGCCGGAGGGGTCGGATCGGGACCATCCGGTGGCGAATGTGTTCGGGCCGAACGCGGTGGATATATCGGGGGTGGATTTTCCGGCGACGGTTGTGTTTGTTGGGGGCTTGGATCAGTTGCAAGATTGGCAGAAGAGGTACTACGAGGGATTGAAAAAACGCGGGAAACAAGCGGAGCTGGTGGTGTTTCCGAATGCCATTCACACTTTCTATGCTTATCCCGAGTTGGATGACTCTTCTGTGTTTATTCACAAAGTCAGGGATTTCGTACAAGCGCATGCAACTGAAACTCAACATTAA
- the LOC133707312 gene encoding pentatricopeptide repeat-containing protein At1g74600, chloroplastic: MIIYPKSQMLTRIGMKSLLNPKISLSTLKSISSLAAVKNPSFSPSLFDPFQFLNDYTKSTHCTITNTRILHAHSLRIDLLPSNVAIANSLLDCYCRSGSMADALHLFDVIPDRNVISWNFMVSGYNRSSMFENSWGVFCRMRCSGFEPDEFTYGSVLSACTALQASSLGEQVYSLAMKNGFFSSDYVRSGMIDLFAKSGSFEDALRVFRDVSCWNVVIWNGVISAAVRNGENGVALDLFRQMCCGFLLPNSFTFSSVLTACAALGEIGIGREVQGWVIKRGAEDVFVGTAIVDLYSKCGNMNEAVKEFSRMPTRNVVSWTAIISGFVGKGDSISGLKFFREMRRMGEEINKFTITSVLTACAKPSMSEEAIQIHSLILKSGLYSAAEVGSALINAYSKIGAVDVSEMVFREMRTLKDLGTWAAMISSFAQNQSPESAIGVFQRMLQESVRPDKFSTSSVLSIIDYLGVGRQIHSYTLKVGLAFDASVGSSLSTMYSKCDSLEESYKAFQQIRDKDNVSWASMIAGFSEHGFADQALQLYREMPYKEIIPDQMTLAAILTACSASRSLLIGKEIHGHALRAGVGRDVVVGGAIVNMYSKCSALELARRVFDMLPQKDEVACSSLVSGYAQNGCIEEALLLFHYMLMADLTIDSFTISSILGVIALLNNPSIGTQMHAHITKIGLNSDVSVGSSLVRMYSKCGSIEDCRKSFDQIENPDLICWTAMIASYAQHGKGAEALRGYELLKEEGIKPDSVTFVAVLSACSHNGLVEEAYFYFNSMAADYGLKPGYRHYACMVDVLGRSGRLKEAERFIINMPIEPNGLIWGTLLAACVMHRYVELGKLTAKKIMDLEPYDASTYVSLSNMCADLGLWEEAEQIRNQMRGNCMRKEPGWSLISVN; this comes from the coding sequence ATGATAATCTACCCAAAATCCCAAATGCTTACACGAAtcggaatgaaatctctcctcAATCCCAAAATCTCACTCTCCACTCTCAAATCCATATCCTCCCTTGCCGCCGTTAAAAACCCATCATTTTCCCCCAGTCTTTTTGACCCCTTCCAATTCCTCAATGATTACACAAAATCAACTCACTGCACTATTACAAACACTAGAATCTTACATGCCCACTCTCTCAGAATCGATTTACTCCCATCCAATGTCGCCATTGCGAACTCTTTACTTGACTGCTACTGTAGATCTGGTTCCATGGCAGATGCACTCCACCTGTTCGATGTAATTCCTGATAGAAATGTGATCTCTTGGAATTTCATGGTTTCGGGTTATAACAGGAGCTCGATGTTTGAGAATTCATGGGGAGTGTTCTGCAGGATGCGTTGTTCGGGTTTTGAGCCTGATGAGTTTACTTATGGGAGTGTTCTTTCGGCTTGCACTGCCTTGCAAGCTTCTAGTTTGGGTGAGCAGGTTTATTCGCTTGCAATGAAAAATGGGTTCTTTAGTAGTGATTATGTTCGGTCTGGAATGATAGACCTGTTTGCCAAAAGTGGCAGCTTTGAGGATGCTTTGAGGGTGTTTCGTGATGTTTCGTGTTGGAATGTTGTGATTTGGAACGGTGTTATCTCTGCGGCTGTGAGAAATGGAGAGAACGGAGTTGCGCTGGACCTTTTTCGACAAATGTGTTGTGGGTTTTTGTTGCCGAATAGCTTTACGTTTTCTAGTGTTTTGACTGCCTGTGCTGCACTTGGTGAAATTGGGATTGGGAGGGAGGTCCAAGGGTGGGTAATTAAGCGTGGTGCAGAAGATGTGTTTGTTGGGACTGCCATTGTAGACTTATATTCCAAATGTGGAAACATGAATGAAGCTGTCAAGGAATTCTCCCGTATGCCAACACGTAATGTGGTGTCTTGGACTGCCATCATTTCTGGTTTTGTGGGGAAGGGCGATTCTATCTCTGGCCTCAAGTTTTTCAGAGAAATGAGAAGAATGGGAGAGGAAATAAATAAGTTTACTATTACTAGCGTACTCACTGCATGTGCTAAACCATCCATGAGTGAAGAGGCAATCCAAATCCATTCACTGATATTAAAATCTGGGCTCTATTCAGCTGCAGAAGTTGGATCCGCTTTAATTAATGCGTATTCAAAAATAGGAGCAGTTGATGTATCTGAAATGGTGTTCAGGGAGATGAGAACTTTAAAGGATCTGGGTACATGGGCTGCAATGATATCTTCTTTTGCGCAGAATCAAAGTCCTGAAAGCGCAATTGGAGTTTTCCAGAGAATGTTACAGGAAAGTGTGAGACCAGATAAGTTTTCTACTTCTAGTGTCTTGAGTATTATAGACTATTTAGGTGTAGGGAGGCAGATACATAGCTACACTCTTAAAGTTGGGTTGGCCTTTGACGCTTCTGTTGGTAGTTCACTTTCCACAATGTATTCGAAATGCGATAGTCTAGAGGAATCTTACAAGGCATTTCAGCAAATTCGTGACAAAGACAATGTTTCATGGGCTTCAATGATTGCCGGTTTTTCAGAACATGGCTTTGCAGATCAAGCCCTTCAGTTATATCGAGAGATGCCATACAAAGAAATAATACCTGATCAGATGACTTTAGCTGCAATTCTAACTGCATGTTCTGCTTCTCGTTCCTTACTGATTGGTAAGGAAATTCATGGTCATGCTCTTCGTGCTGGAGTTGGAAGAGATGTAGTTGTTGGTGGTGCAATTGTGAACATGTACTCAAAATGCAGTGCTCTAGAATTGGCAAGGAGGGTGTTTGATATGCTTCCTCAAAAGGATGAAGTTGCATGTTCTTCACTGGTTTCAGGTTATGCCCAAAATGGGTGCATTGAAGAGGCACTTTTGCTGTTCCATTATATGCTGATGGCTGATTTGACCATTGATTCCTTCACAATTTCATCCATTCTTGGGGTCATTGCACTTTTGAATAATCCAAGTATTGGAACTCAAATGCATGCCCACATCACAAAAATTGGTTTGAATTCAGATGTTTCTGTTGGGAGCTCACTAGTGAGAATGTACTCAAAATGTGGAAGCATTGAAGATTGCCGGAAATCATTTGATCAAATCGAGAACCCTGACTTAATTTGCTGGACAGCTATGATTGCAAGCTATGCTCAGCATGGGAAAGGTGCAGAGGCTTTAAGAGGCTACGAGCTTTTGAAGGAAGAAGGAATCAAACCTGATTCAGTGACTTTTGTTGCAGTTTTATCTGCTTGTAGCCATAACGGATTGGTTGAAGAAGCTTATTTCTACTTCAATTCAATGGCTGCTGATTATGGACTTAAGCCTGGTTATCGTCACTATGCCTGTATGGTTGATGTTCTTGGCCGATCAGGGAGGCTGAAAGAGGCTGAGAGGTTCATTATCAATATGCCTATTGAACCTAACGGTTTAATATGGGGAACACTGCTTGCTGCTTGTGTGATGCATAGATATGTAGAGCTTGGAAAGTTAACAGCTAAAAAGATTATGGATTTGGAGCCATATGATGCTAGCACATATGTTTCCCTTTCAAACATGTGTGCAGATTTGGGCCTGTGGGAAGAAGCCGAGCAGATTAGAAACCAGATGAGGGGAAATTGTATGAGGAAGGAACCTGGTTGGAGCTTAATTAGTGTGAACTAG